One Nodularia sp. LEGE 06071 DNA segment encodes these proteins:
- a CDS encoding glycosyltransferase family 4 protein — protein sequence MKILFLDQSGKPGGAELCLIDIAKPYGDRALVGLFADGDFRKLLQQHHIPVEVFATQAIQVRKQSNLLQSLASIGQLAPLLAKVVQTAKEYDLIYANTQKALVIGALASFLARRPLVYHLHDILCSQHFSQTNLRIAVTLANRFASLVIANSQATQTAFIQAGGNAKLTEIVYNGFDCQNYQSAASEVKQLQQQLGLEGKFVVGHFSRLAPWKGQHILIAALSECPPEVTVILVGDALFGEQDYVQQLHEQVTSLKLENRVKFLGFRADVPQLMAACDLVAHTSTAPEPFGRVIVEAMLCGTPVVAAKAGGAMELVEHGVNGYLVTPGEITELAQVINTCVAETEITATIANHAKAIAGQRFDIVAINQQIAQLLNQLSVNKFKR from the coding sequence ATGAAAATTCTGTTTTTAGACCAAAGCGGTAAACCTGGTGGTGCTGAATTGTGTTTAATAGATATTGCTAAACCTTATGGCGATCGCGCTTTGGTAGGTTTGTTTGCAGATGGTGATTTTAGAAAGTTACTACAGCAGCATCATATCCCGGTTGAAGTTTTCGCAACTCAAGCAATTCAAGTTCGCAAACAAAGCAATTTGTTGCAATCTTTGGCGAGTATCGGACAACTTGCCCCACTATTAGCCAAGGTGGTACAAACAGCTAAAGAATATGATCTGATCTACGCCAATACCCAAAAAGCTTTAGTTATTGGCGCACTGGCGAGCTTTTTAGCCCGTCGTCCCTTGGTTTATCACTTACATGATATTCTTTGTTCACAACACTTTAGCCAAACTAATTTGCGGATTGCCGTTACTTTAGCAAATCGTTTTGCTTCATTAGTAATTGCTAATTCTCAAGCTACTCAAACAGCGTTTATCCAAGCAGGAGGAAACGCCAAACTCACGGAAATTGTTTATAATGGTTTTGATTGCCAAAATTATCAATCTGCTGCATCTGAAGTTAAACAATTACAGCAACAGTTAGGGCTAGAAGGAAAGTTTGTCGTTGGACACTTCAGCCGACTTGCACCTTGGAAAGGGCAGCATATTTTAATTGCGGCTTTGTCTGAATGTCCGCCAGAAGTGACAGTAATTTTGGTTGGTGATGCCCTGTTTGGCGAACAAGATTATGTCCAACAATTGCATGAACAAGTTACCAGCTTGAAATTAGAAAACCGCGTCAAATTTTTAGGATTTCGGGCAGATGTTCCCCAGTTAATGGCAGCTTGTGACTTGGTAGCACACACCTCAACAGCCCCAGAACCTTTTGGGAGAGTGATTGTGGAGGCGATGCTATGCGGTACGCCTGTAGTAGCCGCTAAGGCTGGGGGCGCAATGGAATTAGTGGAACACGGTGTTAATGGTTATTTGGTGACACCTGGAGAAATTACGGAATTGGCACAGGTGATTAATACTTGTGTTGCAGAAACCGAAATCACTGCAACCATAGCTAATCATGCCAAAGCGATCGCAGGTCAGCGTTTTGATATAGTAGCGATTAATCAGCAAATTGCTCAACTATTAAATCAGTTATCAGTGAACAAATTTAAGAGATGA
- a CDS encoding type II toxin-antitoxin system Phd/YefM family antitoxin, which produces MLTVTIDEIQENLTSYLHQVAAGQSIIITQAGKPIAEIKPVSPIIQQMRPYGLCAGDFIVPDDFDSPLPEDILNSFEGK; this is translated from the coding sequence ATGCTAACTGTAACCATTGATGAAATTCAGGAAAATCTAACCAGCTATCTTCACCAAGTAGCAGCAGGACAAAGCATTATTATCACCCAAGCTGGTAAACCTATTGCAGAAATTAAACCAGTTTCCCCTATTATTCAACAAATGAGGCCTTATGGCTTATGTGCTGGAGATTTCATTGTTCCAGATGATTTTGATAGTCCCTTACCTGAAGATATTTTGAATAGTTTTGAGGGTAAATGA
- a CDS encoding XisI protein, protein MEGMNYSELVQTVLGRHTENHFSEGTEKELIFDCQRNRYLVVHVGWEDEKRAYGSVIHVDIKDGKIWIQRDLTEEGIANELVELGVPKTDIVLGFRAPHVRQFTGFASV, encoded by the coding sequence ATGGAAGGAATGAATTACTCAGAATTAGTCCAAACTGTTTTAGGAAGACATACAGAAAATCATTTCTCTGAAGGAACAGAAAAAGAGTTAATTTTCGATTGTCAAAGAAATCGCTATCTTGTAGTTCATGTAGGATGGGAAGATGAAAAACGGGCTTATGGTTCTGTTATTCACGTGGATATTAAAGATGGCAAAATTTGGATTCAGCGCGATTTGACTGAGGAAGGAATTGCTAATGAGTTAGTAGAGTTAGGAGTACCAAAAACGGATATAGTTTTAGGTTTTAGAGCGCCTCATGTCAGACAGTTTACTGGTTTTGCATCAGTTTAG
- a CDS encoding XisI protein, with protein sequence MDTLDNYRQIIQKILTEYAQLPYAYGELERQLIIDQTLNHYLLLTLGWENNQRVHGCLVHLDIINDKIWIQRDGTEYGIANELVNAGIPKHHIVLAFQPADIRQHTEFAVT encoded by the coding sequence ATGGATACCTTAGATAATTATCGCCAAATCATTCAAAAAATATTAACTGAATACGCCCAACTCCCCTACGCTTACGGAGAACTAGAAAGACAACTAATTATTGACCAAACCCTCAACCATTACCTACTACTAACGCTAGGCTGGGAAAATAATCAACGGGTACATGGTTGCTTAGTTCATCTTGACATTATCAACGACAAAATCTGGATTCAAAGAGACGGTACAGAATACGGAATAGCCAACGAACTGGTTAACGCTGGTATTCCTAAACATCATATTGTTCTCGCCTTTCAACCAGCAGATATCAGGCAACATACTGAATTTGCAGTAACTTAA
- a CDS encoding mechanosensitive ion channel family protein, with product MAIAVVSIPKASAQIPMLPFLQSPNGGSSEADNRTVSEWIYVDGYEVFQIAGTRSNLSERSRSIQQSLNLIRQSYLSSSEREIKIETRTQNGLPVIYVNGQYLMTVTTEDANLRRQDPAVSAIEITEQLKRALQRSSRERTTDILIRQAQVAGGIGLLMVVLSGGVYYLERRSKQKSTHPILPIADDAQQLTTKLNQQQDKDIKEVKKRLFQLTQAGIWGSGIVFILGLFPYTRAFQVGILSVAQIPLRLGIVILGVYVAIRFTYALIDRFTSTLISSGVLLNSEANKRMQLRVSTFSGVSKSITTGILLAVGTLLSLVALGIDIVPLLAGAGLIGVALSLASQSLIKDAINGFLVIVEDQYALGDVIAVGDVGGLVETLNLRITQLRDAEGRLITIPNSEIKVVANLSSRWSRADLTIPVAYQNNIDDALKLLQQVGLEMNQDPLWKRLIIAPPEVLGIDNFGDRGLMIRVWIKTLPLKQWDVGREFRRRLKITFDQAGFSIPVPQQGIWLNEGQSLHSEVNGKSENNS from the coding sequence ATGGCTATAGCTGTTGTTTCTATCCCAAAAGCTTCAGCTCAGATTCCCATGTTGCCTTTCCTACAATCTCCTAATGGTGGAAGTAGCGAAGCCGATAACAGAACTGTTTCTGAGTGGATTTATGTGGACGGCTACGAAGTATTTCAGATAGCAGGAACAAGAAGCAATTTGTCGGAACGTTCCCGAAGTATTCAACAAAGTTTAAATCTCATCCGCCAAAGTTACTTAAGTTCATCTGAACGAGAAATTAAGATTGAAACCCGGACACAAAATGGATTACCAGTAATTTATGTGAATGGTCAATACCTGATGACCGTGACGACCGAAGATGCCAATCTGCGAAGACAAGATCCAGCTGTATCGGCAATTGAAATTACTGAACAATTGAAAAGAGCCTTGCAACGATCTAGCAGGGAGAGAACTACTGATATTTTAATCAGACAAGCTCAAGTGGCTGGGGGTATTGGACTGTTAATGGTTGTGTTGAGTGGGGGAGTATATTATTTAGAACGCCGTTCAAAACAAAAGTCAACACACCCCATCCTCCCGATTGCAGATGATGCCCAACAGCTGACAACTAAACTCAATCAACAGCAAGATAAAGATATTAAGGAAGTCAAAAAAAGACTGTTTCAATTAACTCAAGCCGGAATTTGGGGATCTGGAATTGTTTTCATTTTGGGTCTATTTCCTTATACGCGAGCATTTCAAGTGGGGATTCTCTCAGTTGCCCAGATTCCTTTGAGATTGGGTATTGTGATCCTCGGCGTTTACGTAGCAATTCGTTTCACCTATGCTCTGATTGACCGCTTCACCTCTACTCTAATTAGCAGTGGTGTTTTATTAAACTCAGAAGCGAATAAACGGATGCAACTGCGAGTTTCGACATTTTCAGGTGTGTCTAAAAGTATCACTACTGGTATTTTGTTGGCAGTTGGTACTTTACTATCCCTGGTTGCTTTGGGTATAGATATTGTGCCTTTATTAGCAGGTGCTGGTTTAATTGGTGTGGCATTATCTCTGGCTTCCCAAAGTTTAATCAAAGATGCCATTAACGGCTTCCTGGTAATCGTCGAAGATCAATATGCTTTAGGCGATGTGATCGCTGTGGGAGATGTGGGAGGCTTAGTAGAAACTCTCAATCTGCGGATTACTCAGTTGCGGGATGCTGAAGGGCGTTTGATTACGATTCCCAATAGTGAAATTAAAGTTGTGGCCAATCTTTCTAGCCGTTGGTCACGGGCTGATTTAACGATTCCAGTTGCTTACCAAAATAACATTGATGATGCTTTGAAGTTGCTTCAACAGGTAGGCTTGGAGATGAATCAAGATCCGCTCTGGAAACGTCTGATCATCGCACCACCTGAAGTTCTGGGAATAGATAACTTTGGCGATCGCGGTTTGATGATTCGTGTCTGGATTAAGACATTACCCCTCAAGCAATGGGATGTGGGGCGAGAGTTTCGCCGTCGCTTGAAAATCACCTTTGATCAGGCCGGATTCTCTATTCCTGTACCTCAACAAGGTATTTGGTTAAATGAAGGTCAATCGCTGCACTCGGAAGTTAATGGCAAATCGGAAAATAATTCGTAA
- a CDS encoding Crp/Fnr family transcriptional regulator yields the protein MLSPVVTLSIFQKQPDPQVFSTGQVIFKEGQPGDCMFGILEGVVEILVNGKTVEIIESGEVFGTGILVGIKGRTYTAIAKSDCKLAYLDESGFLFAVQETPVFAIKVMKSYAERLSRLQHKL from the coding sequence ATGTTAAGTCCTGTAGTTACACTCAGCATCTTCCAGAAACAACCCGATCCTCAAGTATTTTCTACAGGTCAAGTCATCTTTAAGGAAGGACAGCCAGGTGATTGTATGTTCGGGATTTTAGAAGGCGTGGTGGAAATATTAGTCAATGGTAAGACTGTAGAGATAATTGAGTCAGGTGAGGTCTTTGGGACTGGTATACTTGTAGGGATAAAAGGGAGAACTTATACTGCGATCGCTAAATCTGACTGCAAGCTAGCATATTTGGACGAGTCTGGGTTTCTGTTTGCGGTTCAGGAAACGCCTGTATTTGCTATCAAGGTAATGAAAAGTTATGCAGAACGTCTCAGTCGCTTGCAGCATAAGCTATAA
- the ahcY gene encoding adenosylhomocysteinase has product MTATSPRLKHEVKDLALAPLGRQRIEWAGREMPVLKQIRDRFEKEKPFAGIRLVACAHVTTETAHLAIALKAGGADAVLIASNPLSTQDDVAASLVVDHEIPVFAQKGEDNATYNRHVQIALDHRPNIIIDDGSDVVADLVQHRQHQIADLIGTTEETTTGIVRLRAMFKDGVLTFPAVNVNDADTKHFFDNRYGTGQSTLDGIIRATNILLAGKNIVVVGYGWCGKGTALRARGMGANVIVTEIDPIKAIEAVMDGFRVLPMEEAATYGDIFITVTGNKHVVRGEHFDVMKDGAIVCNSGHFDLELDLKYLASKAKEVKEVRPFTEEYKLTSGKSVVVLGQGRLINLAAAEGHPSAVMDMSFANQALAVEYLVKNKGKLSPGLHSIPVEVDQEIARLKLEAMGIHIDTLTADQIEYINSWTSGT; this is encoded by the coding sequence ATGACTGCAACTTCTCCCCGATTAAAGCACGAGGTTAAAGACCTCGCCCTAGCTCCCTTGGGAAGACAACGCATTGAGTGGGCTGGACGGGAAATGCCCGTATTGAAGCAAATCCGCGATCGCTTTGAGAAAGAAAAGCCCTTCGCTGGAATTCGCCTTGTAGCTTGCGCCCACGTAACCACAGAAACAGCACATTTGGCGATCGCTCTTAAAGCCGGTGGTGCTGATGCTGTATTGATTGCTAGTAACCCTTTATCAACTCAAGATGACGTAGCCGCAAGTCTTGTTGTTGATCACGAAATTCCTGTTTTTGCCCAAAAAGGCGAAGACAACGCCACCTATAACCGCCACGTACAAATAGCCTTAGATCACCGCCCCAACATCATTATTGATGACGGTAGCGACGTGGTAGCAGATTTAGTTCAACACCGTCAACATCAAATTGCTGATTTGATTGGGACAACGGAAGAAACCACCACAGGTATTGTCCGTTTACGCGCCATGTTCAAAGATGGCGTTCTCACCTTCCCCGCAGTCAACGTTAACGACGCAGACACCAAGCACTTCTTTGATAACCGCTATGGTACTGGTCAATCAACCCTAGATGGGATTATCCGCGCTACCAATATTTTGTTAGCTGGTAAGAATATCGTCGTTGTGGGTTATGGCTGGTGTGGTAAAGGTACTGCATTGCGCGCCCGTGGCATGGGTGCAAACGTCATCGTTACCGAAATCGACCCCATCAAAGCAATTGAAGCCGTTATGGATGGTTTCCGCGTCCTACCAATGGAGGAAGCTGCCACCTATGGTGATATCTTTATTACTGTGACAGGTAACAAGCACGTCGTTCGTGGTGAACACTTCGATGTCATGAAAGATGGTGCGATCGTTTGTAACTCCGGTCACTTTGATTTGGAACTTGATTTAAAATACTTAGCTTCTAAAGCGAAGGAAGTTAAGGAAGTCCGTCCTTTCACTGAAGAGTACAAATTGACCAGTGGTAAGTCAGTTGTGGTTTTAGGACAAGGACGTTTGATTAACTTAGCTGCTGCTGAAGGACACCCCAGCGCAGTTATGGACATGAGTTTTGCTAACCAAGCGTTGGCTGTTGAATACCTGGTGAAGAATAAAGGTAAATTGTCACCCGGTTTACACTCTATTCCTGTGGAAGTTGATCAAGAAATTGCTCGTTTGAAGTTGGAAGCTATGGGTATTCACATTGATACTCTGACAGCAGACCAAATCGAGTACATCAATTCCTGGACTTCTGGAACCTAA
- a CDS encoding type II toxin-antitoxin system VapC family toxin, translating to MKLLLDTHIFLWFISGDQKLPIHLQNSIRDLNNEVYLSCISVWEATVKYQLGKLPLPESPEIYLPKQRQQHLISSLNLDEQSIAQLVNLPLLHRDPFDRILICQALQHDMTIVTVDSAIRAYSVNILY from the coding sequence ATGAAACTATTACTAGATACCCATATTTTTTTATGGTTTATTAGTGGCGATCAAAAATTACCAATTCATTTACAAAATAGCATTCGTGATTTAAACAACGAGGTATATTTAAGTTGCATTTCCGTGTGGGAAGCAACCGTTAAATATCAATTAGGTAAACTACCCTTACCAGAATCTCCGGAAATATACCTTCCTAAACAGCGTCAACAGCACCTGATCAGCAGTCTCAATCTAGATGAACAAAGTATTGCTCAACTCGTAAATCTGCCATTATTACATCGTGATCCTTTTGATAGAATTTTAATTTGCCAAGCATTACAGCATGATATGACAATTGTAACCGTAGACTCGGCAATTCGTGCTTACTCAGTAAATATTTTATATTAA
- a CDS encoding type II toxin-antitoxin system Phd/YefM family antitoxin — protein MLTVTIDEIQQNLSSYLQQVAAGQSIIITQAGKPIAEIKPVTEQMRPYGLCAGDFIVPDDFDSPLPEDVLNSFEGK, from the coding sequence ATGCTAACTGTAACCATTGATGAAATTCAGCAGAATCTAAGCAGCTATCTTCAGCAAGTAGCAGCAGGACAAAGCATTATTATCACCCAAGCTGGTAAACCTATTGCAGAAATTAAACCAGTTACTGAACAAATGAGGCCTTATGGCTTATGTGCTGGAGATTTCATTGTTCCAGATGATTTTGATAGTCCCTTACCTGAAGATGTTTTAAATAGTTTTGAGGGTAAATGA
- a CDS encoding type II toxin-antitoxin system VapC family toxin, with translation MKLLLDTHIFLWFISGDQKLPIHLQNSIRDLNNDVYLSCVSVWEATVKYQLGKLPLPESPEIYLPKQRQQHLISSLNLDEQSIAQLVNLPLLHRDPFDRILICQALQHDMTIVTVDSAIRAYSVSTLY, from the coding sequence ATGAAATTATTGTTAGATACCCATATTTTTTTATGGTTTATTAGTGGTGATCAAAAATTACCAATTCATTTACAAAATAGCATTCGTGATTTAAACAACGACGTATATTTAAGTTGTGTTTCAGTGTGGGAAGCAACCGTTAAATATCAATTAGGTAAACTACCCTTACCAGAATCACCGGAAATATACCTTCCTAAACAGCGTCAGCAGCACCTGATCAGCAGTCTCAATCTAGATGAACAAAGTATTGCTCAACTCGTAAATCTGCCATTATTACATCGTGATCCTTTTGATAGAATTTTAATCTGCCAAGCATTACAGCATGATATGACAATTGTAACCGTAGACTCGGCAATTCGTGCTTACTCAGTCAGTACTTTATATTAA
- a CDS encoding HNH endonuclease: protein MLVITNYPRDWQYKTVISHPADTPAIWVYGISITPDGKKLVNAYGGGVFIWDLKTGKLDHFLDEHSKCVFNLAISPNGQNLASGSLDKTVKIWNLHTGELISTLAKRADPINCVAFSHDGKILACGGTNKYKNAEGKTTTTYLWNPETEELIGTLTGHYLRVQCIAFSPNNQIIVTGSYDKTIKVWDINTQELLYTLTGHLSYVGHLLILPDCQTLISSGGGGIKFWNLTTGKLLSALSEDSEYIRSFAINHNYQILASTNSPHIKIWNLQTKELIHTLEFSWAISITFSPDGKLLASGNALGEIRVWEIPDDFLIKIQQKNVLSEIVNTEINLEKNGYFNPENLEDARKRVITSIVRRQGQSTFRKTLIQVYNCKCVITGCNAEQVLEAAHIIPYLGSDTNHPTNGLLLRADIHTLFDLYLIAINPDKMTVEISNHLKNTSYGDLAGNPILIPQNEDYKPNKQALEKHYQIFYEKQNCLYNTKI from the coding sequence ATGTTAGTAATCACTAATTATCCAAGGGATTGGCAATACAAAACCGTTATATCACATCCAGCAGATACACCTGCTATATGGGTTTATGGAATTTCTATTACACCTGATGGTAAAAAACTTGTAAATGCTTATGGCGGTGGAGTATTTATTTGGGATTTAAAGACAGGAAAATTAGACCATTTTCTTGATGAACATTCAAAATGTGTTTTCAATTTAGCAATTAGCCCTAATGGGCAAAATTTGGCTAGTGGTAGTTTAGATAAAACAGTTAAAATTTGGAACTTACATACTGGTGAATTAATCAGCACTCTTGCTAAACGAGCAGATCCAATCAATTGTGTCGCTTTTAGTCATGATGGAAAAATTCTTGCTTGTGGCGGAACTAATAAATATAAGAATGCTGAAGGTAAAACTACCACAACTTATTTGTGGAATCCAGAAACAGAAGAATTAATAGGTACACTTACTGGACATTATCTAAGAGTTCAGTGTATTGCTTTTTCTCCAAATAATCAGATTATTGTCACTGGTAGTTACGACAAAACAATCAAAGTGTGGGATATAAATACACAAGAATTACTCTACACCCTTACAGGACATTTATCATATGTTGGTCATTTACTAATTCTTCCTGATTGTCAGACTTTAATTAGTAGTGGTGGAGGCGGAATAAAATTTTGGAACTTAACAACCGGAAAATTACTCAGCGCTTTATCTGAAGATTCAGAATATATTCGTTCTTTCGCTATAAATCATAATTATCAAATACTTGCAAGTACTAATAGTCCTCATATCAAAATCTGGAATTTACAGACAAAAGAATTAATCCATACTTTAGAATTTTCATGGGCAATTAGTATTACTTTTAGTCCTGATGGTAAATTACTTGCAAGTGGTAATGCGTTGGGTGAAATACGTGTTTGGGAAATCCCTGATGATTTTCTGATAAAAATACAACAAAAAAATGTGTTATCAGAGATTGTTAATACAGAAATTAATTTAGAAAAAAATGGATATTTCAACCCAGAAAATTTAGAAGATGCAAGAAAGCGGGTAATTACATCTATTGTGCGTCGTCAGGGACAGTCTACATTTCGCAAAACTCTGATACAAGTTTACAATTGCAAATGTGTCATAACAGGTTGTAATGCAGAACAAGTTTTAGAAGCTGCTCATATCATTCCTTATCTTGGTTCTGATACTAACCATCCAACAAATGGGCTACTTTTAAGAGCAGATATTCATACACTATTTGATTTGTACCTAATTGCAATCAATCCAGATAAAATGACTGTAGAAATATCAAATCATTTAAAGAATACTTCCTATGGTGATTTAGCTGGAAATCCTATACTAATTCCGCAAAATGAAGATTATAAACCCAATAAACAAGCTCTTGAAAAACATTACCAAATTTTTTATGAAAAACAAAATTGTTTATACAATACAAAAATCTAA
- a CDS encoding XisH family protein, whose product MPAKDIFHDAVRVALEKDSWSITHDPLSMTIDGIEFYIDLGAERLLAAEKEGQKIAVEVKSFLGKSDISEFHTALGQTLNYRSVLRKKQPERVLYLAISYEIYTEFFIIPFIQEVISEHQLKLLIFETKKQEIVLWKE is encoded by the coding sequence ATGCCAGCGAAAGATATCTTTCATGACGCAGTTCGTGTAGCTTTAGAAAAAGATAGTTGGTCTATAACTCATGATCCTTTGTCTATGACAATAGACGGGATTGAATTTTATATTGATTTGGGAGCAGAAAGGCTTTTAGCTGCTGAAAAAGAGGGGCAAAAGATAGCAGTTGAAGTCAAATCTTTTCTAGGTAAATCAGACATAAGTGAATTTCATACGGCTTTAGGACAAACACTTAATTACCGTTCTGTTTTGAGAAAAAAACAACCTGAGCGTGTTTTATATTTAGCAATTAGTTATGAAATATATACAGAGTTTTTTATAATTCCGTTTATTCAAGAAGTAATTTCTGAACATCAGTTAAAGTTGCTCATATTTGAAACTAAGAAACAGGAGATTGTTTTATGGAAGGAATGA
- a CDS encoding XisH family protein: MPAKDIYHNTVRNSLEKDNWQITKDPFVLKWGTRDLYIDLGAEKLIAAEKTGHKIAVEIKSFIGASPVTDLENALGQYILYYDILNRLEPERRLYLAIRQETYSELFQEPVGKILLENQRLCLLVFDSKKEVVLQWIP; this comes from the coding sequence ATGCCAGCTAAAGACATTTACCATAATACCGTTAGAAATTCCCTAGAAAAAGATAATTGGCAAATCACCAAAGATCCATTTGTTCTCAAATGGGGTACAAGAGATTTATATATAGACTTAGGTGCAGAAAAACTCATAGCCGCCGAAAAAACCGGACATAAAATAGCAGTCGAAATTAAAAGCTTTATAGGTGCGTCTCCAGTGACAGACCTAGAAAACGCTTTAGGGCAATATATCTTATATTACGATATTCTCAATCGCTTAGAACCTGAGCGTCGCTTATATCTCGCTATTCGTCAAGAAACCTACTCAGAACTATTTCAAGAACCAGTTGGTAAAATATTATTAGAAAATCAACGCCTTTGTTTACTTGTCTTTGACTCAAAAAAAGAAGTGGTGCTGCAATGGATACCTTAG